Proteins co-encoded in one bacterium genomic window:
- a CDS encoding fibronectin type III domain-containing protein, which produces MNQLPRFLKLKKLVSIPAVFLVIVVILFFADLRSIGAASESDVVHITLEVTNPIFGGSNPLLLAEIFDTTPPGISNLYIFRSTSSAIIKFDTSELALSQLSWGKTIDYEIETISETGLNAAHSFLLSNLSPSTLYYFQITVHDKKGNTAKTSNYQFTTLSLPDTTSPANTADFEAVAGRGKITLRWKNPPDADFKGVKIMRNDQFYPLDPFSGITVYSGKGSSFVDREVEEGMTYYYTAFSYDESENYSSGAMASAFLPTAVFVTPSPSPTPSVSPSPTAPVSSIQKLSLKDFEFRQEGKNIIPTGRAKIRVNNKAPVKVFVGYERMPEILKTITISLQKGGKEFLYLLRVNKEKTFYSAVFLPPEDPGMYPLIITVLDHKNRSVKTISSELLVRKEQSSIPVVPVGSWYQEIIAKIQSFINYIYQAASKLIK; this is translated from the coding sequence ATGAACCAGCTCCCCCGGTTTTTAAAATTAAAGAAGCTAGTTAGCATTCCGGCAGTTTTTCTTGTTATTGTCGTTATTTTGTTTTTTGCCGATCTTCGAAGCATCGGGGCAGCATCTGAAAGCGATGTCGTCCATATTACCCTTGAGGTAACCAATCCTATATTCGGCGGCAGCAACCCGCTTCTTCTTGCCGAGATTTTTGACACGACGCCGCCAGGCATCTCCAATCTCTATATTTTCCGTTCTACCTCTTCGGCAATAATCAAATTTGATACTTCTGAGCTTGCTCTTTCCCAGTTATCCTGGGGCAAAACCATTGATTATGAAATTGAAACAATCTCTGAAACCGGTCTTAATGCCGCCCACTCTTTCCTTTTGTCGAATCTTTCGCCCTCAACTCTTTATTATTTCCAGATAACCGTCCATGATAAAAAGGGGAATACTGCCAAAACGTCTAATTATCAGTTCACCACGCTTTCTCTGCCGGACACGACTTCGCCGGCAAACACCGCCGATTTTGAAGCCGTTGCCGGTCGCGGCAAAATTACGCTGCGCTGGAAAAATCCGCCCGACGCCGATTTTAAAGGCGTCAAAATAATGAGGAACGACCAGTTTTATCCCTTAGATCCTTTTTCCGGCATTACCGTCTACAGCGGAAAGGGAAGTTCTTTTGTTGACAGAGAGGTGGAAGAAGGCATGACTTATTACTATACCGCTTTTTCCTATGACGAATCAGAAAATTATTCTTCGGGAGCAATGGCTTCGGCGTTTCTTCCGACAGCGGTTTTTGTTACCCCCTCGCCCTCGCCGACTCCGTCTGTTTCTCCTTCGCCGACGGCGCCGGTTTCGTCTATCCAAAAACTCTCGCTGAAAGATTTTGAGTTTAGACAGGAAGGCAAAAATATTATTCCTACGGGCAGGGCAAAAATCCGCGTCAACAATAAGGCGCCGGTTAAAGTTTTCGTTGGATATGAGAGAATGCCGGAAATCCTTAAAACGATAACAATAAGTTTACAAAAAGGCGGCAAAGAGTTTTTATATCTTTTGAGAGTCAACAAGGAAAAAACTTTTTATTCTGCGGTTTTCCTGCCGCCAGAAGACCCGGGAATGTATCCTTTAATTATTACCGTGTTGGATCACAAAAACCGTTCGGTGAAAACAATCTCTTCCGAATTGCTTGTTAGAAAAGAGCAGTCGTCAATCCCGGTTGTCCCGGTCGGGTCCTGGTATCAGGAAATTATTGCCAAAATCCAATCGTTTATCAATTATATCTATCAGGCGGCTTCAAAACTAATTAAATGA
- a CDS encoding glycosyltransferase produces the protein MKISLGIFAYNEEKNVAKLLGAVLGQKLNKVELEEIIVVASGCTDKTVEISRGFSAKDGRVRVLVQEKREGKFSAINLFLKTAKNEILAIESADTLPSEDVLERLIKPFEDSLVGMAGARPMPTNNESGFWGFASHFLWELHHQLSLAEPKMGELVAFRKIFDKIPPTAVDEAVIEAIISSAGFKVVYVPDAIVYNKGPESLFDFLKQRRRIFCGHLALRKQLGHKVSTMDWQKIFALIFKNLKPSIRFLAFVSLIVLLEALARFLGWLDYCLGRNHYIWQNIESAKNPAVVIK, from the coding sequence ATGAAAATTTCTTTAGGAATTTTCGCCTATAACGAGGAAAAAAACGTCGCCAAGCTGCTCGGGGCGGTTTTGGGCCAGAAATTAAATAAGGTTGAGCTTGAGGAAATTATAGTTGTCGCTTCCGGCTGCACTGACAAGACGGTGGAGATCTCCCGGGGTTTTTCCGCTAAAGACGGTCGAGTCAGGGTTTTGGTTCAGGAAAAAAGAGAGGGCAAGTTCTCGGCCATCAACCTGTTTTTGAAGACCGCCAAAAACGAAATTCTGGCAATTGAGAGCGCCGATACCCTGCCTAGCGAGGACGTCTTGGAAAGATTAATCAAGCCGTTTGAGGATTCCCTGGTTGGCATGGCTGGCGCCAGACCCATGCCGACAAACAATGAAAGCGGTTTTTGGGGCTTTGCCAGCCATTTCCTTTGGGAACTGCACCATCAACTTTCTCTGGCAGAGCCGAAAATGGGGGAACTGGTCGCTTTCAGGAAGATTTTTGACAAAATTCCGCCAACTGCGGTTGACGAAGCCGTGATTGAAGCGATTATTTCCTCGGCCGGCTTTAAAGTTGTCTATGTGCCTGACGCCATTGTTTACAACAAAGGGCCGGAAAGCCTTTTTGATTTTCTAAAACAGCGGCGCCGGATTTTCTGCGGCCACCTGGCTTTGAGAAAACAGCTGGGGCATAAAGTTTCCACCATGGATTGGCAAAAGATTTTTGCCCTTATTTTTAAGAATCTTAAGCCGAGTATCCGCTTTTTGGCGTTTGTTTCTCTGATAGTACTTCTTGAGGCCTTGGCAAGATTTTTAGGCTGGCTTGATTATTGCCTGGGAAGAAATCATTATATCTGGCAGAACATTGAGAGTGCCAAAAACCCCGCGGTTGTGATAAAATGA
- a CDS encoding polyprenol monophosphomannose synthase: MAAQNLVVIPCYNEKENIGLLIPEIFGLGEKFDILVVDDNSPDGTALEAERLAGLFPGVFLLRRQGKKGLAKAYLDGFRWALERDYELIFEMDADGSHRAEYLSKLLEKIKDCDLAVGSRYYQGRLSVINWDIRRVFLSLLGNFYARLVTGVPIGDATSGFKCFRRRVLEAIDLNRVLSEGYSFQIEMNWRAFKAGFKIGEIPIIFYERRFGISKMSAGIIREGLWILWKMKLKP, translated from the coding sequence ATGGCAGCCCAAAATTTAGTCGTCATTCCTTGCTATAACGAAAAAGAAAATATAGGCCTACTGATTCCGGAAATCTTCGGCCTTGGAGAAAAGTTTGATATTTTGGTTGTTGATGACAATTCCCCTGACGGCACCGCTTTGGAAGCAGAAAGGCTGGCCGGTCTTTTCCCGGGAGTTTTCCTCTTGAGGCGCCAGGGCAAAAAGGGATTGGCAAAAGCTTACCTTGACGGTTTTAGATGGGCCCTGGAGCGCGATTACGAGCTAATTTTTGAAATGGATGCCGACGGTTCCCACCGAGCGGAATACCTGTCTAAACTCCTAGAGAAGATAAAGGATTGCGACTTGGCTGTCGGCTCCCGTTATTACCAAGGCCGCTTAAGCGTTATCAACTGGGACATCAGGCGGGTTTTCCTTTCTCTGCTGGGAAATTTTTATGCCAGATTGGTTACGGGCGTGCCCATAGGCGACGCCACCAGCGGTTTTAAGTGCTTTCGGCGCCGGGTTCTTGAGGCAATTGATCTTAACCGGGTTTTGTCCGAAGGCTATTCTTTCCAAATTGAGATGAATTGGCGGGCTTTTAAAGCCGGCTTCAAAATCGGTGAAATTCCGATCATTTTTTACGAGCGCCGTTTCGGAATCTCCAAAATGTCGGCAGGCATAATAAGAGAAGGCCTGTGGATTCTCTGGAAAATGAAGTTGAAACCCTGA
- a CDS encoding class I SAM-dependent methyltransferase has product MDRNRLTKMYINIKPEERKIAIIQNFIPDNCERILDLGCGNGLYSKFLKQKTKYLIGIDKNPELVNLCKLLPHYDEVHLKDIYPLSYKTKFTVIWASEIIEHLPKLDIFDQLENLTVNLIIATLPNPFSPHFKKDPSHILKYSLKSLKFYLEHRKNWKYQIYGLGFENVPIPKWLKKLSQKLLWYFPLLSPTILVVGRKI; this is encoded by the coding sequence ATGGATCGAAATAGATTGACAAAAATGTATATAAATATAAAACCTGAAGAAAGAAAAATTGCAATTATTCAGAATTTTATTCCTGATAATTGTGAGCGAATTTTAGATCTCGGTTGTGGAAACGGTCTTTATAGCAAATTTCTTAAACAAAAAACCAAATACCTTATTGGTATTGATAAGAATCCAGAATTAGTCAATTTGTGCAAACTTCTTCCTCATTATGATGAAGTCCATCTGAAAGATATATATCCTCTTTCTTACAAGACTAAATTTACAGTTATATGGGCTTCAGAAATTATTGAGCATTTGCCAAAATTAGATATTTTCGATCAGCTTGAAAATTTAACCGTTAATCTTATTATCGCTACATTGCCAAATCCTTTTTCCCCTCATTTTAAAAAGGATCCTAGTCATATACTTAAATATTCACTAAAAAGTTTGAAATTTTATCTTGAACACAGAAAAAATTGGAAATATCAAATTTATGGACTGGGCTTTGAAAATGTACCTATTCCTAAGTGGCTTAAAAAACTTAGTCAAAAACTATTGTGGTATTTTCCATTACTTTCCCCTACTATTTTAGTTGTGGGAAGAAAAATTTAG
- a CDS encoding glycosyltransferase, giving the protein MSKELVIIYDTPSMTHAHIISIHNLAYYLKYFDKIHITYWSKEKVPEIFEREEGKFIFYPYLKPYNSGYIAGIKFMIWIGRTLWKICQSIPKEAKLVFMPVIPLWAGLPALVVGKLKGKKVVLRLEAHKIDYFEIESELEGHSGPGLVLKVFILKLIYRLSLPFYDLVIGISQGLIREAKKYGARKTVKIPILINAEPFLSLERKGDYFGPPRILYVGQIKKIKGLETLVLAAKALKSEGCLFRLEIAGSVTNPKDEIFSRQLKTMADGLDIEFLGHVPHLNLAEVFQRADVFVNPSFTEALGMAMMEAMASGLPVIATQTSGAKDLVEDGKTGFLVPIKDPLALKEKIKILMENPDLRKKMGEAGRERIEKILEETNKENEKLWQAI; this is encoded by the coding sequence ATGTCTAAAGAATTAGTTATAATCTACGATACTCCCAGCATGACTCACGCTCATATTATAAGCATTCATAATCTTGCTTATTATTTAAAATATTTTGACAAAATTCATATTACTTATTGGTCAAAAGAAAAGGTGCCGGAAATTTTTGAGAGAGAAGAAGGAAAGTTTATTTTTTATCCTTATTTAAAACCCTATAATTCAGGATATATTGCCGGTATTAAATTTATGATTTGGATTGGAAGAACGCTTTGGAAAATTTGTCAAAGCATCCCCAAAGAAGCTAAATTAGTTTTTATGCCGGTCATCCCTTTATGGGCCGGCCTGCCAGCCTTGGTTGTCGGAAAGTTAAAAGGGAAAAAGGTGGTTTTGCGGCTGGAAGCCCACAAAATAGATTACTTTGAAATTGAGTCAGAACTGGAAGGTCATTCCGGCCCGGGCCTGGTTCTGAAAGTTTTTATCCTCAAACTCATCTATCGTCTTTCCCTGCCTTTTTACGATTTGGTGATCGGCATTTCTCAAGGGTTGATCAGGGAGGCAAAAAAATACGGTGCCAGAAAAACGGTTAAAATCCCGATTCTGATAAATGCCGAACCGTTTTTATCGCTAGAAAGAAAAGGAGATTATTTTGGTCCGCCCCGGATTTTATACGTGGGCCAGATAAAAAAGATCAAGGGTTTGGAAACTTTAGTTTTGGCGGCAAAAGCTTTAAAATCCGAAGGCTGTCTTTTTCGGCTGGAAATAGCAGGCTCGGTCACCAATCCCAAAGACGAGATTTTCAGCCGGCAATTAAAGACAATGGCAGACGGTCTTGACATTGAGTTTTTGGGTCATGTTCCCCATTTAAATCTGGCCGAAGTTTTTCAGCGAGCCGATGTTTTTGTCAACCCCTCCTTTACCGAGGCTTTGGGTATGGCAATGATGGAGGCAATGGCTTCGGGCTTGCCGGTAATAGCCACTCAAACCAGCGGCGCCAAAGATTTGGTGGAAGACGGAAAAACCGGCTTCCTTGTTCCCATTAAAGATCCGCTAGCGCTTAAAGAAAAAATCAAGATTTTAATGGAAAATCCGGATTTAAGAAAAAAAATGGGCGAGGCGGGAAGAGAAAGAATTGAAAAAATATTGGAAGAAACGAATAAAGAAAATGAAAAACTATGGCAAGCGATTTAA
- a CDS encoding class I SAM-dependent methyltransferase, producing the protein MASDLKQDWENVWNLEEFREVDERSLVFGIVNSILARYPKGSMALDAGSGLGQWVFYFERLGYKGYGIDIVKEAVKRCLAKAEAENSGSDFRVGDIRQMPFEDDFFDAIVSFGAIEHFPETEKAIAEIYRVLKNSGTALITVPNVFSIRTLITRPILNILKTPQFGYQGYEKSYRPKQLAKMMERAGFKHLKCGILPDGVLLGDFYRFLPFLGKSLGTIARKISFWIEKRQNILGHMAYCRGIKDK; encoded by the coding sequence ATGGCAAGCGATTTAAAACAGGACTGGGAAAATGTTTGGAATTTAGAAGAGTTCCGCGAGGTTGATGAAAGGAGCCTGGTCTTCGGAATTGTCAATTCTATTTTGGCAAGATATCCCAAGGGTTCTATGGCTTTGGATGCGGGCAGCGGCCTGGGCCAATGGGTTTTTTATTTTGAAAGGCTCGGTTATAAGGGATATGGAATTGATATTGTCAAAGAGGCGGTCAAGAGATGTTTGGCCAAAGCCGAAGCGGAAAATTCCGGCAGCGACTTTCGTGTCGGCGATATCCGGCAAATGCCTTTTGAAGATGATTTTTTTGACGCAATCGTCAGTTTCGGGGCCATAGAACATTTTCCGGAAACCGAAAAAGCCATAGCTGAAATTTACAGGGTTTTAAAGAACAGCGGCACAGCTTTAATTACAGTCCCCAATGTCTTTTCAATAAGAACTCTTATCACCCGGCCGATATTAAATATTTTAAAAACCCCTCAATTTGGCTATCAGGGTTATGAAAAATCATATCGTCCAAAGCAACTGGCAAAAATGATGGAGAGAGCCGGTTTTAAGCATTTAAAATGCGGCATTCTTCCCGATGGCGTTCTCTTGGGAGATTTTTACCGTTTCCTTCCTTTTTTGGGCAAGTCCTTAGGAACGATAGCGAGAAAAATAAGTTTCTGGATTGAAAAGCGGCAGAATATCCTTGGCCATATGGCGTATTGTCGGGGGATAAAAGATAAATAA
- a CDS encoding DUF2723 domain-containing protein: MKNFLKKPVLLGGMLVFFIPFFVYILTLAPTISPGDGPELIAAAYKLGVAHQPGYPLLTLLSKFFIEIFPFGSVAWRVNLLNAIFGALTALVVYLIIFRLTKKIVPSLAGSLFLAFSSAFWLYSITAEVFALHHLLAAVLIFLLLIWREKILLADRTADRYLYLFCFVCGLAFANQEAIVFLGPAFLFLLLATKKEILVNPKKLLLMSIFLLLGLSFYLYLPLATNLNQSFHWGEPDTLRKMAGAILRENYGGVPFGPQGNFLSIWKMMVENFEFYFKSLYIQFTAVGAALGVFGLSLLFKDKKLFAFFTLAFLSSGLLLLFYLGNLKLDDRITRAVGERFTILPMVVFAIFIGYGIHFLAERLGRVFQNRGLLKRLALVFLSCSFLFPLFLHYPFVDQSQNTLLYDFGQDILSPADKNSLIISLGDMMFFSTLYLQEVEGVRTDVKVVQERLLTSQWYIDYLRKRHPDIKIPFERVRKGENWDEKLKELIAANIEKTTVYYPIVEVADKLRPDYFLLQRDFLFQVFKGEPPFSPQDYIRQSHDFNRDSRVAKNKKLYQAGFNLKYPFSAWDTEIASAYVISHYNKCVFFYNSSFFKEAEKECRLAEAADPSFEKAYFTLGNIAYKNKQYEEAARNYEIAIELYPGELKAYENLIVILSKHLNDPEKALEYTEKYLQAKSR; the protein is encoded by the coding sequence ATGAAAAATTTCCTCAAAAAACCGGTTTTGTTAGGAGGGATGCTGGTATTTTTCATCCCCTTTTTTGTTTATATTTTGACGCTGGCGCCGACAATTTCTCCGGGCGACGGCCCGGAGCTGATTGCCGCTGCCTATAAACTGGGGGTCGCTCATCAGCCCGGTTATCCTTTATTGACGCTCCTTTCCAAGTTTTTCATTGAAATTTTTCCTTTTGGGAGCGTTGCTTGGCGAGTTAATCTGCTGAACGCCATTTTCGGCGCTCTTACCGCCCTGGTTGTCTACTTGATTATTTTCCGGCTGACAAAAAAAATAGTTCCTTCTTTGGCCGGCAGCCTATTTTTGGCTTTTTCCTCTGCTTTTTGGCTCTATTCCATTACCGCCGAGGTCTTTGCTCTCCATCATCTTTTGGCTGCCGTTTTAATTTTCCTTCTTTTAATCTGGAGAGAGAAAATTCTTCTGGCAGACAGAACCGCTGATAGATATCTTTATCTTTTTTGCTTTGTTTGTGGTCTGGCTTTTGCCAATCAGGAAGCAATTGTCTTTTTGGGCCCGGCTTTTCTCTTTCTTTTGCTGGCGACTAAAAAAGAAATCCTTGTTAACCCCAAAAAACTTTTGTTAATGTCTATTTTCCTGCTTTTGGGCTTGAGCTTCTATCTTTATCTGCCCCTCGCCACCAACCTAAACCAGTCTTTTCACTGGGGAGAGCCAGACACTTTACGGAAAATGGCGGGCGCCATATTGAGAGAGAACTATGGCGGGGTTCCATTCGGGCCACAGGGCAATTTTTTGTCAATCTGGAAAATGATGGTTGAGAATTTTGAATTTTATTTCAAGTCCCTTTATATCCAATTCACCGCTGTTGGCGCGGCCTTGGGCGTTTTCGGCCTTTCTCTTTTATTCAAAGACAAAAAACTTTTTGCTTTTTTCACCCTGGCATTTTTATCCAGCGGCCTTTTGCTCTTATTTTATCTTGGAAACTTAAAGCTTGATGACCGGATAACCCGGGCGGTTGGCGAAAGATTCACTATCCTGCCAATGGTGGTTTTCGCTATTTTTATCGGTTACGGCATTCACTTTCTGGCAGAGAGGCTGGGACGGGTTTTCCAAAACAGAGGTCTTTTAAAGCGTTTGGCTTTGGTTTTTTTATCTTGTTCTTTTCTTTTCCCCTTGTTTTTGCATTATCCTTTTGTCGACCAAAGCCAAAACACGCTTCTTTATGATTTCGGCCAAGACATTTTAAGCCCGGCAGACAAAAACAGCCTCATTATTTCCCTGGGCGACATGATGTTTTTTTCCACCCTTTATCTGCAGGAAGTCGAGGGAGTGAGAACCGATGTTAAAGTTGTCCAAGAGCGTCTTTTGACCAGCCAGTGGTATATTGATTACTTGAGAAAGCGTCACCCCGACATTAAAATTCCTTTTGAAAGAGTTAGAAAGGGTGAAAACTGGGATGAAAAACTAAAAGAGCTCATCGCCGCCAATATTGAAAAGACAACGGTTTATTATCCAATAGTTGAAGTTGCCGATAAATTGAGGCCGGATTATTTTTTGCTCCAGCGGGATTTCCTTTTCCAGGTATTCAAGGGAGAGCCCCCTTTCAGCCCCCAAGATTATATCCGCCAGAGCCATGATTTTAACCGCGATTCGCGGGTTGCTAAAAACAAGAAGCTCTACCAGGCAGGCTTTAATTTAAAATACCCTTTTTCCGCTTGGGACACGGAAATTGCTTCAGCTTATGTTATTTCCCATTATAATAAATGCGTCTTTTTCTATAACTCCAGTTTTTTCAAAGAAGCAGAAAAGGAATGCCGACTGGCAGAGGCGGCCGATCCCTCGTTTGAAAAAGCTTATTTCACTCTCGGAAACATCGCTTATAAAAACAAGCAATACGAGGAAGCGGCCAGAAATTATGAAATTGCGATCGAGCTTTATCCGGGCGAGCTGAAGGCCTACGAAAACCTGATCGTGATTCTTTCTAAGCATTTAAATGATCCGGAGAAAGCCTTGGAGTACACCGAAAAATACCTTCAGGCCAAATCAAGATGA